attggtgatagcacctgaaggagtaagaaactgatggagttagaatagtggtgtattttgctaacgtgtttagctaatagattacatattttgtcttccctgtaaacattttaaaaatctgaatggtggctttattcacaagatctgtatctttcatctggtgNNNNNNNNNNNNNNNNNNNNNNNNNNNNNNNNNNNNNNNNNNNNNNNNNNNNNNNNNNNNNNNNNNNNNNNNNNNNNNNNNNNNNNNNNNNNNNNNNNNNNNNNNNNNNNNNNNNNNNNNNNNNNNNNNNNNNNNNNNNNNNNNNNNNNNNNNNNNNNNNNNNNNNNNNNNNNNNNNNNNNNNNNNNNNNNNNNNNNNNNNNNNNNNNNNNNNNNNNNNNNNNNNNNNNNNNNNNNNNNNNNNNNNNNNNNNNNNNNNNNNNNNNNNNNNNNNNNNNNNNNNNNNNNNNNNNNNNNNNNNNNNNNNNNNNNNNNNNNNNNNNNNNNNNNNNNNNNNNNNNNNNNNNNNNNNNNNNNNNNNNNNNNNNNNNNNNNNNNNNNNNNNNNNNNNNNNNNNNNNNNNNNNNNNNNNNNNNNNNNNNNNNNNNNNNNNNNNNNNNNNNNNNNNNNNNNNNNNNNNNNNNNNNNNNNNNNNNNNNNNNNNNNNNNNNNNNNNNNNNNNNNNNNNNNNNNNNNNNNNNNNNNNNNNNNNNNNNNNNNNNNNNNNNNNNNNNNNNNNNNNNNNNNNNNNNNNNNNNNNNNNNNNNNNNNNNNNNNNNNNNNNNNNNNNNNNNNNNNNNNNNNNNNNNNNNNNNNNNNNNNNNNNNNNNNNNNNNNNNGACACACCCATTGGTAGTCCTTAACACGCCCATGTTAGTCTTAACGCCCATGTAGACTTGACACACCCATGTAGTCTTAACACACCATGTAGTCTTAACACACCCATGTAGTCTTAACACCCATGTAGGTCTTAAACACCATGTAGTCTAACACGCCCATGTAGTCTTAACACACCATGAAGTCTTAACACCATGTTAGTCTTAAACACCCATGTAAGTCTTAACACAACCCATGTAGTCTTAACTTCGTTgaaactatagggggtgctgtttccgcaTTAGCATGATTTGGGTctctcaaattaaactgcctcgtgctataGATTCTTgatgtacaatatgcatattattgttattattggatagaaaacacttctagtttctatagagttTGGAATTTGTCTCTTGAGTgtcagaacaatttctacagcactttttcatgaacagggttcagatttcaggaAATGTTTACCTTCTTGAATCTGGAGCTGTTTTAACGGCGACAGTGAAactgctatgaagaaaccgacaacTGCGCTACGTCTTGccctgggtgtctgtacgtcatcacgttttgaatgaaatcggaTGGGGACATTTCACAAGCCATTataaaaagaccaaaatgtataggggaCCCTACATGGGTGTGTCAAGTCTACATGGGCGTTAAGACTACATGGGTGTGTTAAGACTACATGGGTGTGTTAAGACTACATGGGTGTGTTAAGACTGCAAGGGTGTATTAAGACTACATGGTTGGGTTTATGAATACACCTATGGATGACTATGTAGATGTGTCTGTACATATATTTTAGTTAATGAGTACATATATTTTAGTTAATGAGTACATATATTTTAGTTTATGAGATTGTCATATCCACTCAGTGTCCAGTTTATTAGTTTACCGGGTCGGACTCTCCTTTGCCTACAGAACAGCTTGAATTCGTCGGGGCATgtaaacattgctcaattggtatcaaatGAACTACCGTGTGCCAAGCAAACATCCCCCACATTATTACACCACCGACACATGCCTGTACCGTTGAAACCAGGAcccatgctgcttacgccaaatcctgactgccaTCAGCATGGCGCAACAGGAACCCGGGATTTTTTTCgtaccaggcaatgtttttccactcctcagttgtccagtgtttgtTGATGGCGtgtccactggagccgcttcttcttcttgtttttagatAATAGGAGTAGAACcaggtgtggtcgtctgctgcaaagAACGACGAGGTGTGTACTCCGAGatgtcgttctgcacaccaccgttcgacctctcatcaacgagctgttttccccCCACAGGACAGCCGCTGACTGTTTGCaatttgtttgtcgcaccattctctgtaaaccctagacctTGTCgtacgtttctgagatactggaacaggCGCACCTTGCACCTAcgatcataccacggtcaaagtggCTTAGGCtcactcattttgcccattctaacattcaatggaacagtaactgaatgcctcgatgcctgtctgcctgcttaatATAGCAAGTCACGTCCACctcactcactgtctgtaggagcgaaccattttcgtgaacctGGGAACTGAGTGTATATCTGTATTTGTGAGGAGGCCCCTGACTGAATGAGCAGCAGCCCTGTTGTTAATGTGAATTATGTCTCTATTCATCTCCAGTCAGCCCTGTGGTGTGTAGTGACTGAAGTTACACTCCCTCTGTATGGTGGCTCAGCCCTGTGGTGTGTAGTGACTGACGTTACACTCCCTCTGTACGGTGGCTCAGCCCTGTGGTGTGTAGTGACTGAAGTTACACTCCCTCTGTACGGTGGACCTTTCATtagattaaacacacacacacacaaacacacactgtaggcagtcagtcagacagacagacagacacacacacacacacacacacacacacacaccacacacacacacacacacacacacacacacacacacacaccacacacacacacaccacacacaccacacacacacacaccacacaccacacacacacacacatacacccacacacacacacacacacacacacacacacacacacacacacacacacacacacacactcacacactgtgaGCCTGGGAGGCTGATTAACCCCCAGAGAGAGCCCAGATCTCACCACATCACTGGATATAAATCACACACTGTGGCTCCTCCACACATACGACCAAACCCAGCCTCAAGCAgatgagcaccagctgttccggacgactgtgtgatcacgctctccgtagcgatgtgagtaagaccttgaaacaggtGAACATtcccaaggccgcagggccagacggattaccaggacatgtactgcgagcatgcgctgaccaactggcaagtgtcttcactgacatgttcaacctctccccgTCTGAGTCTTTAGTACCagcatgtttcaaacagaccaccgtagtccctggTCCCAAGAACaccaaagtaacctgcctaaatgactaccgacacgtagcattcacatctgtagccatgacgtgctttgaaaggctggtcatggctcgcatcaacaccatcatcccagaaaccctagacccagtacaatttgcatacctccccaaaagatccacaaatGACTCAATATctattgcaatccacactgccttttcccacctggagaaaaggaacacctgtgtgagaatgctattcactgactacagctcagcgttcaacaccatagtgccctcaaagctcatcactaagctaaagaccctgggactaaacacctccctctgcaactggatcctggacttcctgacgggccgcccccaggtggtgaggtaggtaacaacacatctgccatgctgatcctcaacacaagggcccctcaggggtgcgtgctcagtcccctcctgtactccctgttcacccatgactgcatggctggccaagcacgactccaacaccattattaagtttgcagatgacacaagaGTGTCATCATCGCAAACGATGAGACCCTATAaggagttcagagacctgacagtgtggtgccaggataacaagctctccatcaacgtgatcaagacaaaggagatgatcatggactactggaaaaggagggccgagctcgcccccattctcattgacagggctgtagtggagcaggttgagagcttcaagttccttggcgtccacatcaccaacaaactaccatggtccaaacacaccaagacagtcgtgaagaaggtacgacaacgcctattcctcctcaggagactgaaaagatttggcatgggtcctcagatcctcaaaaggttctacagctgcaccgtcaagagcatcctgactggttgcatcaccagtatggcaactgctcggcctccgaccgcaaggcactacagagggtagcgcatacggcccagtacatcactggggccaagcttcctgccatccaggacctctacaccaggcggtgtcagaggaaggccctaaaaattgccaaagactccagccaccctagtcatagactgttcgcaCAGCATGGCATGTGGTAcccgagcgccaagtctaggtccaaaaggcttcttaacagcttctacccccaaaccataagactcctgaacagctaatcaaatggctacccggactatttgctgctgctactctctgtttattatctatgcatagtcactttacccctacctacatgtacatattacttcaattacctcaactaagcTGTGCCTCCACACATTTTTGTTATTCAAATTGAGAATGGGGCCCAAATTGTAATTTTGAAATGTCTTGTTAGTGTTTCAGGTAAGAGAGACCAGTCTTGAATATTTTTATCCACTTTTATTCAGCAATATTTTCTCATATTCAAGTGTGAATGACAAAAAAGTCAGTGATTTCTTAGAAAGCTAAATACAATAAGCATTTGGATCAAGGCACATACACGACTGGCCAAAGGGCATTCAATGCACTTTGGTTTTCAGTTCAGGGATGCTCGAAAGACAGGACAATTgtttcaagaatccctgagcaACTTTGTAAAGAACAATTCACTTtgtaaagaacaaattctactTTATAAAGAACAATTAAACTTTGAAAATGTGGCAACATAGAAGTAgtcaatttgggggggggggggacgaatCATAAACAAGGAAATCGGTGATGCTCAGTTTGTATTCAAAAGAAAGCCAATGTGTTGTGTCTTTATAGAACCTTATTTTCCCGGACCGGTTTATATCTAAGCTATGTTTGAGGGCAACGTTTGAATGACGTATGGTACAAGGTACTGGAGAATGTCATCCATTGTCGTCTAGCCTTTTTGTTGGCAACAAATAGATATAGTTGGTGATCGTTATGTCATCTCTATTGTCAGCCTGGCCACCCTGCATGGGTTAATCCCATCCTGGGTAATTGTCCTAAAGGTCTGTGTGCTTCATCTGCCCTGTGCTGTGGCCTGcctgacacacatacacgcacgcacgcaccgcacgcacgcacgcacgcacacacgcacgcacacacacacacgcacacgcaaccgcacacacacacacacacacacacacaccacacacacacacacacacacacacacacacacacacacacacacacacacacacacacacacacacgagctgtGCCCGCCTGGGCGTCTGTTCGATCGGCTCTCTCggtgtttctgtgttttttttttttacagacagaggAACTAAATGAACAGCAGAGAAGTAAAGCAGCTCCATATCTAGTCATGTTTCCAGAGATAGTCAGATACATGTAGGAGACTGACTGCTCTCTGCTTCCTCAGAGAACGAGTGCCTGCTGTCTCAGGTAATCAGCTGGGCTCTAGTTTTGatcatgtcattttttttttttttttgcctttttggTTTTTACCGAACAGCCACAAAACGAGTGTAAAGAATGACCTGTGCTTTATTCTACAAGGTTCTCTAAAGTCTGATTGTTCAACACAGCAATGAAAACCCACTTTCACAGTTGACAAGTCTTTATATCTCAGTAgaacagagtttttttttttttatatagttgGTTGTAACCGTAAGCCAAAAAAGAAATACAGTACAAATTACTACCAACCCCTAAAATATAGAAATGCAGATTTAGTTACAACATACACTGACCTGCGGCTCAGTGATGGCCCTACTATCTGCAATGTGAACCACATTTCTTCTCCTCTTTGTCATAAAATGTCCTTAAATATAAATTATATGGGCAAAATGTACAGAAGAACATTGCTTCCCCACTCAGTCTTGTAGATCCAGTGTTTTATAACAAAGTCTTTTAGCCACTTTAGTTTCATGTCATCAACGAACGCACTCATTTATAACGAAATGTCCCGCGTTATCAATATCATGAATGGGAGTGGTCTGAATCGGGTATTCCGCTGTCTCTGTAGCTTCTGTTGCTAATAGTGGTCTCGCTTTGCGGGCTCTTGTACAGACTCAATCCGTTCGGAGGGAAAATGGTATGTATCACAAACTCCTCTTTGGACTCGGGCACGGGGTGTATGGGGATCATCTGGAAAGAGGCCTCTCGTATCTCCAAGATCGAAGTATCCTTTTTCGTCCCCGCCTCGGCGTAATCGTCCTTCCTCCGACGGCCCTTGTTGTAGGTGCAATTCCTGGAAAACAGTGAACTGTTCCTGTGCACGTACCAGCACACAAACGCCAGCATTATTATTGCCAACAGAGCCACGGCCCCTCCGATGATCGCGGCTAAAGGCAGACTGGAATTGTTGTAAGGCTCCTTTTCCTGCTCGCGGTTCAATGTGGTGGTGGGTTTGTAAGCCTTCAGAGAACTGGTTTCTGTCTCTATGCAAACTGGTGTCTCGTCCGTCAAGTAAATGTTACTGGTCTCCATGGGAACCATGCATATCCTGTACGAGGATTCCGGTTCTAGAGCTGTTAGGAGGTACTCCTTCTTCTCGCCCTGTACGATGGTCTCCGTGATGGAACCGAACGAAGGGTTGTGGCCCAGTTTTAACCAGCTGAGTCTCATGGCAGTCAAGGGTACAGAAACCCTCCAGGAGATGTGCACTGTCTCTGCACTGCTCGACTTCACGCTGATCCTGATGATCTTTCTTCCTGACGGCGTCGTAGTACTGCGGTAGTTCTTATTCCTGTCGGGCATTCTCACCACTGGTCTTTTGGTCACAAAGGAGGGCCATTGGGGTTGTGAGGGCAGTAAGGTGTTAGAAACGGTGCTGGTCTCGGTAGGGTCTCCCTGTCCCCTGCCCAAGTCAGATCCTCCACAGTCAAACAAGTCCATGGACAAATCCTTAATAGCCATGCCCTTGACCTTGTCCGGTCCCTGGCACATAAACCCTCGGACGTTGACTTTTGTCGGCAGCGACCTTAACCAGTCTCTCACCCACTTCATCCGGCAAGTACACTGCCACGGGTTGTTACGGAGCAGGAGCTGCGTGAGGTTGTCCAGGTCTTCGAACACTCCGTGAGGCAGACTGCTCAGGTTGTTGCCCGATAGATCCAACCGATACAGCTGCCTGAGGAAAGCGAAAGCACCGGCCGGTACCCGGTTTATGTGGTTGTCTTGGAGCTGCAGTTTCTCCAAACTGGTTCCTGGTAAGTTAGCCGGTGGCGACGTTAAGGTGTTTCTCACCAGGGAGAGCTCGGTGAGATTAATCAGGTTGATGAAGGCCATTTCGCCGATGCCGCGGTTGTTGAGCAGGTTCCCGTCCAGGACGAGTCTCTTTAGGTTGATCAGGTCCTGCAGGGATGCCTCTGATATTGACGAGATGCGGTTGTCGTCGAAGCGCAGCTCCTCGATGGTCTGCGGAAGGCCGGACGGGATGGTGCTCAGATGGTTCCTGGAGAGAAAGAGTAGTCTCAGGTGATTGCTGT
The nucleotide sequence above comes from Salvelinus sp. IW2-2015 unplaced genomic scaffold, ASM291031v2 Un_scaffold6391, whole genome shotgun sequence. Encoded proteins:
- the LOC112078859 gene encoding leucine-rich repeat transmembrane protein FLRT3-like; translated protein: MAAQCKNFLLFLTRVGLLLGLANPLVTSASCPSACRCDGTFIYCNDRGLTSIPTGIPLDATILFLQNNRIKSAGIPADLKRLSNVEKIYLYCNNLDEFPQNLPIGVKELHLQENNIRMITHASLGQIPVIEELHLDDNSVSAVSIEEGAFRDSNHLRLLFLSRNHLSTIPSGLPQTIEELRFDDNRISSISEASLQDLINLKRLVLDGNLLNNRGIGEMAFINLINLTELSLVRNTLTSPPANLPGTSLEKLQLQDNHINRVPAGAFAFLRQLYRLDLSGNNLSSLPHGVFEDLDNLTQLLLRNNPWQCTCRMKWVRDWLRSLPTKVNVRGFMCQGPDKVKGMAIKDLSMDLFDCGGSDLGRGQGDPTETSTVSNTLLPSQPQWPSFVTKRPVVRMPDRNKNYRSTTTPSGRKIIRISVKSSSAETVHISWRVSVPLTAMRLSWLKLGHNPSFGSITETIVQGEKKEYLLTALEPESSYRICMVPMETSNIYLTDETPVCIETETSSLKAYKPTTTLNREQEKEPYNNSSLPLAAIIGGAVALLAIIMLAFVCWYVHRNSSLFSRNCTYNKGRRRKDDYAEAGTKKDTSILEIREASFQMIPIHPVPESKEEFVIHTIFPPNGLSLYKSPQSETTISNRSYRDSGIPDSDHSHS